tcctttttcttatcaGTGCTTATTAAACTTTCTGACCATAGGTTCATTTTGTTAGTTTAGCTGTCTTATTTTCATTTGTTTCTTGTTTTTGGCTCAgttcttaatatttttttaattcaaatctGAATATGATAAATCATTATTTGTGATTAAAAATATTGTCATAAAGGAACACTTACTGGACTGCAGATCTAACATTTGCATAATCATGAAAGTGATATTCACACCAGCAACTGCAAATGGGTATTCCCATGTGGCCCGCTTCCCACATTGTTTATTTAGCAACCTCTGGAAGGAATTCTGTAGAAAAACTACTCAATATTACTTTCTTCTAAAGCAGAAAATGGTTTAGAAGAAGAATGATTGTGACTAATCTGATATAAAGGAAGATAATTGAAGCAGTTTATCCAATCTTACAGAGAATGTTTTTGCAAAGAACAGCAGGTTCTCCAAAGATATAAATCCAGCACCCCTATTCAACATGTAAAATAACATGAATAAAGAGACTCTGATTTAATTTGGAGCACAAATTAACAACAATGACAAACCTACCTAAAGTCAGTCGATGGGTCCCTGCCCTGCCAGCCCATTTCCTTCCACTGGTCAGATATTAAACCACTTAGTTCTTTATTGGGATATGTTGCATACCATAGAGCTCTCAGAGCTTCCTGTCAGGATAAAACTAAGTTTTGCCATTTGAACATAGAACAAAGGCAACAATTAACATCTACTAATTCATGGTATGACTGAATATGGCACATTGGCACATAACATCAAATTCTTCGAGACAACATAACATCAAAGTGTATAGACTAATATGGAAACTTGCAAACCAAGGAGCTAAATATCACCAGCTCAATGGTGATCATTTATAAAAGAATCATTAGGTTTAATCAGTGGGTTTAATCTTAACGAGCcttattacatcaaacattaccTGATGTTCTCGTCTCGACGCATCAAAATAAACATTCATACGATGCTTCAGCCTTTGTAGCCTTTCTTCCTGAAACGACAATATTTACAATCATCTAAGTACTCTTATCCAAATTCCTGTTTACTTAGGACATAagttattaatataaaaaaaaagtagcGTAAAATTAAAGGAAAAGAATTAGGGGAGGTCAACTCTAAGATCTAGTGGATTAGCATCATGCAAGCACCAATAACAAGATAAGACACGAAGCACTGGTTATATAAAGGCAAACATAATTTTTGCGGCGATAAGCTTTCGTATCAATACTAATTGAATTGTACCTGTAAAGGGGTGAGATTGATGCAAATGCGCTCATAAGTTCCTTTTCGCTTCATACAAACACAGGAAAGACCTTTTTCAATCCATCTTGGTGAACCACATGTCTGATCATCTGTCAATAATTAATAGGAATATCTTCTCAGTGATTCAACCATCAAAATATGTCGCAACTATCAGAAATCCACTCTACAAAATATGCCACAGGaagggcctttttttttttttttttataattttcataaGGTACCAGACAGTAAATACTAGCCCGACTTGGTTTTGATATGAGTACGATTACCGGTAATCGATTTGTTGGCTATGGTAGAGTCTGAAAATTTTGCAAGGACACCAGGACTTGCAGAAGGCAACATGTGAGGACCCACATTATAGTACCGTGATCATATCATTAGCCATACAGTGGAAGGAACGAAGTCCAGTGATTTGGGAGGGGATAAACTAGCATACAACAAGTCAGGGACAAAACAGTAAAAGAACATCAGCCAGCTCCtgatacaaacaaacaaacaaacaaattcCAAGCAAACACTAAGTGAAGAAGTAGCATGAGGTAATATGTTTCCAGGCAAGCACACATCACATGACATGCTATCCCACCCAACTGCTTCAAGCTAAGATACAATGATTATACATCCACAGGTTCTCGCATCTACTTTCCACACCTAACGTTTTCCTAGCGATTCAAAGAGCCCCACAAAGTCCTAATCTTCAATGCGCATAACTCAAATCTCCAATCAAAACAACCGGATCAGGTGAGACACACCACTACCAACACATTCGGTTCAACCACTCCGGAAGACGATGAAAGCTCGCAGACTATCTACAAgaactaaaataataatataacttcAGCAAGAAAGAGTATCTCTAATCTCAATGACTTCGGCTGCGACTCCAAACACTCTTCAGAATGGGCACAGAATAACACCAAATATGAGTCGACAAAAAAACCCTAAAATCTAGGAAGAAAGATAGCGGCTTGAGCGGCACAGAATAACACCGTAGATTTTCCCTTGCAGCGAACGGAATCTCGCAAAAAAGCCGGAAAATGACTACAAGGAAAaaagattcatttttttttttgccccaaagaagaagaggaagggcgaCAGCACTAACCGGCATTAGCGGCGGAAGCAGAGTGAGAACACTTGGGGATGGAGGGCGGAGGAAGCGACCTGACAGCCATGCACCCACCGTGATTCCTCTCCACCCCCATCTCCCTCCCTTTTTCTCTATCGATTTTGGGGCAAGGAGAATAGACGCCGAACGAAGTGAATGGATCAAATAAAGGAAGAGGAGTCAAAGGAGTCGACGAGacacagagagacagagagagagaggcaataaaaagaagagaaagaggagcgGCGAAGGCTGCCTGCGTGGGTGTGTCGGAGAAGGGATTCGTCGTTTTGTTCGCGGTTTTCCCCAACGACGACAAAAATCCCCAATACAAAAAAAGCGTAAGAGATAAACCTGATGATGAGGCAACGGAGGCCGTCTGATTCCCGATCCCGCTGATGGATCGCGCATCTCCAGGATTGAACTGGCGATGTACTGACCGTCCGATTTCATCAACGCACGCCAACGTGTGTGTCGCCCGACAAGCGCGTGGCCTGATCTCGAGGATAAGGAAGAGAGCGACACACACAGAAATCTATCCGACAGCGTGCATGGAGCCCACGTAAGGTAATATAGTCGTCTCCTAACAATAAGAAAAAGGCCTATGGGGTGCATAAGCTCACATGATGAGAGAAAGAGGAACAGTTGACACCCATCATCAACCTGGTGTCCCCAGGGGAGATCTCGATGGCTAAGTACTAGATTATGCAGTCTTGTGTTCGAATCCATAATGAGATCTGAAAAGTCGCTGTGTTCCCTCCCAGTCTTTCCACATCCAACACAGCGGTCAAAAGAGAGAGGGAAGCAAAAGAGGGTCTGTCTTTAGATCCTTGAACTGGTCTCCCAAAAGGCGAGCAACTATTTTAACTGCTAGGACAAGTAGACCCCATTAGTGTCATATGGATTCTTAAGCCCCCATTAAAGGAGCCGACACAAGATAACTCCGGCGCCGGAGAAGAGTGTCACAACCCCAGGAGAGCTTCTGTATCGTAAATTCATCATGCATAGCATAAACAACATCAACACTATCGACGATATgtaatcatcatcatgcatatttcaatctgaaagaaagaaagaaagaaaggctaTGAACATGGAAACATGGGACattgcttgactccaacactaaaGGATGGGTGAATGCTTTACGACATTTTCCGGTTATGGATAGAGATGGATTCGAGCTTCAAGTTTGAGCGTCCACAAAGATGGCAGCAACTAGGGTTCCATTATTTCTGTTGTTGGCCCTGGCCATGGTTGAGCTTATTATAGAGATGGTCAACCGATGCGTGGACTATGTGTTTATACCAGGGCCAAAAGTCAACCCCTCTAAAGCATGTTGCGTCGAGGTCTGCAAACTGGATGTGCCATGTTTTTGTGATCATCTCCCTCAGGAGACTGAGGAGGTTATGAGCTTTGGAGAAAGCAATCTTTGTTGCCAGATATTGTGGCAAATTAGTTCCTCATGGAACCAAATGTGGAAGTAAGAACTCGTCCTCTTGACATCCATCCAatgattttgtttcttcttttttttggctTATTTTCTTCTCTATAGCTGCTTAGACTACGCTGTCCCATTGGGTTGATATGAGATGAGAGAAGAAAACAATGAAGGTAAAGAGCCATCAGTGTTTTATGTTGAGAAATATACCTTAGACAAGTAGAATGCACCTAACAAAATATACTTTTATCGAGTGAttccttgtatttcatcaaaggcATTTGGTCTATTCCATATCTAGAGACCTTCTTAGCCCATAATAGAATCTCTTACAGTAATCAAACTTCAATTATAGACAAAACCCTTAGTAAGATCACCAGCAGATAGCAAGTTTGCTATCAACATTGCCAAGCATAGTATGTCCTTCTTTAGGGTGACAACCCTTTCCATGTTAGGACTTTGTCCTCCTCCAAAGAGTGTGGGGGTGAGAGATATCAAATAAGTTAGCATATAATAAATACCTCATGATCTTCTTGGATGCTTTGATGTAGTTGATTTTCTCCACTCATGGCTTATGAAAATAATCAAGGATTGTCCTTTAAGTCCAACACCAAAACTAAACATCTATAAGTATACAATGAAATCATTAGGAATtataaatcttttttattttatccttGAAGATATCCTCAATGTCATATTATCTCCTTCATTTTGTAAATTAAGGGCATTAGGTTCTCCTCCAAGGGGTTCCTTAACATGATAAGATTGGCCAACATAAATCAAACCAACATTATCAATTGATTCTTTATGTTGAGTCTTTGCTTTTTCAAATTGTATTTGAGAAAAACCACTTTTATTGAGTTGAAGATCCTCAAGAGATTTTTGCATTCCTTGCTTTAATAATTCTAAGCATATGAGAgggataataaaatttatattctttagaattaatagcataatcaatgaaAAATTCACTAACTATTCTAAAGTCTAATTTCTTTATATGAGGATTATAAATCTCAACCCTATATATGTAAATAACCTAAACTTGGTTTCCATTCTTTTCACAACTTAAAAGGAGTTTTAAGAATAATTTTAAATGGAACCctgtttaagatatatatatatatatatatatatatatatatatatatatatatatatatatatatatatatatatatatatatatatcggtatTTAGTGCTTTACTCCAAAGGAATATAGATAAATTAGAATTACTCATCACACTTCTGAACATGTTCATAAGTGAGTGGTTTGTTCTTTTAGCAACCTTATTTTATCGAAGTGTGTTAGATATTGTATATTACTTAATAATGTTTCTTCCTTAAGTAACTTAGTAAATAGACTCAACATTTATCCTATTTCTATGTATCTTCCATAGAACTCTCTACCTCTatctaattatataatttttattttattgtttgtttgtttgtttatcTACTTTTGCTTTATAAGCCATAAAAGCATCAAAAGTCTCAACTTTCTCAAATGACAgatagagatatatatatatatatatatatatatatatatatatatatatatatatatatatatatatatatatatatatcttatatgaTCATTTATGaataagataaaatatatttGACTATTGAGGCATGGAGTAAAAGATCCACATATATAAGTGTGTCTAATATCTAAACTTTCAAAACTCCTCTTGGCATCTTTAGTGGACTTGTTGGATAACTTACCTTTTATGTAATCTACATAAGTTTCAAAATCAGTAAAAATCTAGAGTTTTTATAACTCCATCATTTTCTaatctttttattcttttctaTGAAGATATGACATAGTCTCCTATGCAAAGATTGCTTATTGATAATACCATGCTTCTGtccaaaattttgatcatgcatgttaaaatatttaagttcaaatttgaatctaaatcAAATTTAAATAAACCATCAACTAAGTATTCGGTTTCAATAactcttttattttatgaaacaCTAAGCATAGAGtttttaaaatgaaaagaaaattctaTTTGCATAAGTTTTGAAACAAAAACTAAATTTCTAATGAATGATGGAACATAAATAGTATTTTCAAGATTCAAAATAAATCTAATTTTTAAAATGAGCCTAAAGGTTCCTATCCATCTACTAAGTATTATCAAGAACATCAATAAGAAATAATCTATAACATATTagagatatataatttttttaaagctaACTTTTGTAGTTTTTATAGTCCTTTTTATGTGTCCCTTCTTGCGAAAGAAACAATAAACCTTTTAATCTTGTTAttgtattaatattttttttcttcgtgGATACCTTTTCCCTTTCACTTGTAGCCCTTTTTGTGAGTTGCTATGATGAGTACCATCTCTTTTCTCATTAAGCTTCTCATGTTGTAACCTTTCTATCTCTTGTAcaaacatgatcaaaatttctgattattttctttatatgTGTTGTAGAAAATTTTAAATAGGTCAAAttatgtagagaaagaatttaatataaaattgacTATAAAGGATCATATATCTCAACCTCTAAAGACTTAAGTTCCGTAGCAAAGTCTCTCATTTGCATTATGTACTCAATGTCAAACTATATACTAAAAGTCTTTTTCATTCGGATGCTAGCAAGTACCTTATTTGAAGTCACAAATTGTTCTTTAATGACTTTTAGAATAAAACCCCAAATGCTCATTGACATAAGATCTAATGAGTATCATACCTAAGCAATTGGATCGCTCGTACCGCTCATATATTGTTTTCTCAAATAGCATACTTGATTCCATGAAAATGAATAGTTTATCCACACAAAGCACCAAGTATCCATGCACCAAAGAGTTAGGAGAACTTTTTTATTCTAAGTCAAAAAAATATCACcacttaaaatataaatattattaataagagCAGAAGGAAAAactataaaatcaaataaaataatcaaCTTTatactataaaatattttatcgttATAAATTCTAACCTTCTTGCATGGGTAGAAGTGGATCATGTATAGAATTTATATCAAACTTTAATTCTTTATTAATAATACCGATAAACAACAcaccaaaataatttttcatacaCATGGATCTAAAAAAATTAATACTTAAATTATCGTCTTATTCCAATCATCTCATAAAAGATAATTTATTACAAaccatataataaaaattaacttaatgtgtccaaaaaaataaatatctatAAAATAATTCGAGGTAtaatatttctttaatttatacACCTAAAAATCACTTGATGGCTATAAGAAATATTAACATATTTCATGATACATGCATGTCTTAAAATTGATTTTATCTTCTTAAGTATAAGAAAAATGACAAAACTAATAATccattatataataattataatggatgaaaaacacatgaatatgaaaattttattgtaaaaataaaaataactagaATAGtggttaaaataaaatttaggatTGAATCAAATAAATCGATTCCATCAAAGAAATACCTCAAAATTTACACTTTATGTTCTAGATAGCATGGATGAAGTATGACTCCAATACCATTAATGTAAGCAAAATAATCGATGAATTGAATATGCAATGGAATATAAAATTACCTTCAACCATAATTATTATAGAATAagttttggatgaaaaacactggaCTCCTTGGATGATCTCAAGAAATATGGATGTCTTCTAGTATATGCCTTATGGAATTTCAAAGATGTCTATgccttcatgtatatatatatatatatatatatatatatatatatatatatatatatatatatatatatatatatatatatatatatatatatatatatatatatatatatatatatatatatatatatataggttagaCAATGATCTAAATTCAATGTAATTCATAAAATGCTTAATGCATTATCCTTAAAAGTTCCATCCATCATGGAAGCAATTGAAAGAATTTTGAAATAACCTTGTCCATTGtacttaataaaaaataatttaattgatcaTCATTATCATGATAATAATATAATTGAAAGAACTTAATTTGATATGTGGACCATCTATATTGTAGGATTCGAATGATCTTTGAAATTCCAACAATCAATGCTAGACATGTTCTCCCTGTTCTCAATAGAACTAAAAATCATTGGGCCAAACTGTTAAATGCAAAATATTAGTGTCATGATCCTTGGAACCTATACTATAGGAGGGCTTCCCTAATTTGGAAAATAATTAGTAGCACTATTCACTATATTAGGGAGGGCCTtaggaaggtagttggatttggcAGCATGTTAAATTATGGGAGGAGCCTTAACTATCCAACATCTGAATAAGTGGCCCACCTTTATCAATTGTGAGTTTGCTTCCAACCTTCATTGGGTGGAGGATCTTATGATGGGTAGAGACTTGAAATGTGCAGCTTCTTAATCATGTGTTTCACCCTtaatttactatttataattttattttttctaaaaaaaataatatttttaaattatcccTTTACAAATatacttaattatttatttcttcttcgacttcttcctcttcctcttcatcgtcttttaaaattaataaaaaataaacgaGGTCGGATGACATTAGTTAGCATTCGCAACCAGCGATGTTCATGACGATTAATGTCACCTTTGACTACACTTGCATCAACGggttaaaaaaaagaaagaaattgatAGATGCATAAGCCCAAGCATCTCACAATAGCTttgttaattttaaaataatatttttattaattttaaaagtgTTGTTAATAACAAGAGAGTTAGTAATAAAAAAAGTGATAAGTAAAGAGTAAGCTTGTTTACCCTTCACATGAGTTACCTTATCTAGACAACATATAAattgatacttattttttatttcctaacataaaaataatatatcctaAAGTCAAAATAAATATGTACTTAAGTTTTATATTGAATCACATcatagtagagagagagagagagagagggggtgtGTAGGTATAAATATATACAAACATCTTATATTTATCTTTGATAACCTTAAGTACATTGTAGATGCACATTTAAGAAATAGAATGAGCACCTTATTTATATTATTCAAAAATCGTCATACTACTTATATTCCACAAAGAGATTATATTGTTGGATAGTTTATGAATGATTTTGTTTCAATTTTTATACCAAACTTGGACAGATCTTGGCatcagaaataatttatattccatattttatcattttacatATTTTCtatatagtttatatttttttttatatatttatagtattttataataaatttatttttgacacCTTCGTCGCTAAGTTACTTACAAGATTTTTAATAGGCTTTTGACACTTTCACTTTTA
This genomic stretch from Musa acuminata AAA Group cultivar baxijiao chromosome BXJ3-9, Cavendish_Baxijiao_AAA, whole genome shotgun sequence harbors:
- the LOC135648370 gene encoding uncharacterized protein LOC135648370 isoform X3 — translated: MGVERNHGGCMAVRSLPPPSIPKCSHSASAANADDQTCGSPRWIEKGLSCVCMKRKGTYERICINLTPLQEERLQRLKHRMNVYFDASRREHQWKEMGWQGRDPSTDFRGAGFISLENLLFFAKTFSNSFQRLLNKQCGKRATWEYPFAVAGVNITFMIMQMLDLQSTKARTFVRAVFIQMLSEDEWAFDLLYCVAFMVMDKQWLERNASYMEFNEVLKSTRAQLERELLMDDVMRIEDMPSYSLLL
- the LOC135648370 gene encoding uncharacterized protein LOC135648370 isoform X2 encodes the protein MLPSASPGVLAKFSDSTIANKSITDDQTCGSPRWIEKGLSCVCMKRKGTYERICINLTPLQEERLQRLKHRMNVYFDASRREHQEALRALWYATYPNKELSGLISDQWKEMGWQGRDPSTDFRGAGFISLENLLFFAKTFSNSFQRLLNKQCGKRATWEYPFAVAGVNITFMIMQMLDLQSTKARTFVRAVFIQMLSEDEWAFDLLYCVAFMVMDKQWLERNASYMEFNEVLKSTRAQLERELLMDDVMRIEDMPSYSLLL
- the LOC135648370 gene encoding uncharacterized protein LOC135648370 isoform X1, yielding MGVERNHGGCMAVRSLPPPSIPKCSHSASAANADDQTCGSPRWIEKGLSCVCMKRKGTYERICINLTPLQEERLQRLKHRMNVYFDASRREHQEALRALWYATYPNKELSGLISDQWKEMGWQGRDPSTDFRGAGFISLENLLFFAKTFSNSFQRLLNKQCGKRATWEYPFAVAGVNITFMIMQMLDLQSTKARTFVRAVFIQMLSEDEWAFDLLYCVAFMVMDKQWLERNASYMEFNEVLKSTRAQLERELLMDDVMRIEDMPSYSLLL
- the LOC135648370 gene encoding uncharacterized protein LOC135648370 isoform X4, giving the protein MGVERNHGGCMAVRSLPPPSIPKCSHSASAANADDQTCGSPRWIEKGLSCVCMKRKGTYERICINLTPLQEERLQRLKHRMNVYFDASRREHQEALRALWYATYPNKELSGLISDQWKEMGWQGRDPSTDFRGAGFISLENLLFFAKTFSNSFQRLLNKQCGKRATWEYPFAVAGVNITFMIMQMLDLQSTKARTFVRAVFIQMLSEDEWAFDLLYCVAFMVMDKQWLERNASYMEFNF